Genomic DNA from Desulfonema ishimotonii:
CTCCGAGGAGGAGTTTGTGCAACATCCCGGTCAGTATGCCGGGCTGACCCCGGTGGCCTACTGCACCATCAGCTACCGGAGCGGGAAGTTTGCGGAGGCGATGGGGAAAAAGGGGCGGACGATCTACAATTTGCGCGGCGGCCTGCTGGCCTGGGTACTCGAAGGGGGAAAGGTGTACGATAAGAAAGGCGAATCCCGGCACATCCATGTGTACGGCAAGAAATGGAATTACCCGGCTCAGGGCTATGAAGCGGTGATGTTCGGCCTGTTTGACCGCTGGTTTTAGAACCTTATGCCACTCGGTTTTGTGAATTCAGCCGGGTTCGGAGTCAGGGTTGCGTAAGCATTGGCAGGGAATCCTGTACTCAGAATCCGTAAAACTGACTGCCACTGCATATCAGAGCGCCCCGGACGGAACCGGAACGGAAGCCCCGCCGTTTCTGGCGGGGCGAAGGATTCCGTTCCGGCGGGCGGAAAATCAGGCAAATATGTTTTCCGGCATATAGGGGTGGGTGCCGATGATCACGTCAACTCCGGCTTTCGCTTTGATTTTGTTGATGATGGTCTCGCTGTTGGGACAGTGCTGCGCCAAACAGGGGGCGATGTGGACCTTGGTCGGCTTTTCCTCCATCGGGGCGTTCCACAGCTTGAACTGGGCCAGCCGTGTGACAATGGCGGCACCGGGGCATCCGCCGCATCCCAGAAGGCCGATCAGTTCCACATCCTTGTCTTTGTAGGCGGCAAACTCCCCTTCTCTGCGGTTGAAGCCGACCATGCACCGTGTGCAGCCGATACAGATATCATCCATCGCACTTTTGCAGCCGATGATAAGAACTTTTTCCATAACTTCCTCCTGTCATATTTGAGTTGTTTTTACGGCGAAACGCAACTTTAATCTGTGTTCGCAGATAAGCATATTCTCTATTACAAGTCAAACTATTTATTGAAACATATCCGGTAAGTTTTTCGGGGAAAATCCGGCGGGGAAGAGGGGCTGTGAGTCTGAACCGCTGATGACCATGAGCCGTCTGATTAACGGTAGGGCGGGGTTACGTCCCCGCCAAAAACGGGGGTATAATCATCGGCGGGTAGTTTATTTGGGTCGAACGCCCTTACTGTTTGTCCGGGTTCCAGTACGGTTTCTGTTGGTTGAGGTAGATGTTGGCGGATTTGTATTTGCAGGTTTTGAGGTGGTCTTCGCAGATTCTGATGTATTTGGCGCGGCGGGTTTCCCATTCTTTCTGGGTGAGGCAGCGGATGTTGCCGTAGTCATCCATAAGGGTGCCGGTGCAGACTTCTACGAGCAGGGGTAGATGCTCTTGGGGGAAGTCGTAGTCGGCGATGTTCCAGAGGCGGGCTTCATTACCGCTCCATGTCAGAATTTGGGATTCGTCCTTCATCAGCAACGCTCCCCGGACACTTTTTTCATGTTTTATCGGCTCTCCGATAGGCGAGCTGTCAGATGTGCTCCACAATCGCGCTGTGCCGTCATCGCTCCATGTCAGAATCCGGGATTCATCTTGCGTCAGCAATGCTCCCCGGACACTTTCTTCATGTTTCATCGGCTCTCCGATAGGCGAGCTGTCAGATGTGCTCCACAATCGCGCTGTGCCGTCATCGCTCCATGTCAGAATCCGGGATTCATCTTGCGTCAGCAATGCTCCCCGGACACTTTCTTCATGTTTCATCGGCTCTCCGATAGGCGAGCTGTCAGATGTGTTCCACAAACGCGCTGTGCGGTCATTGCTCCATGTCAGAATCCAGGATTCATCTTTCGTCAGCAATGCTCCCCGGACACTTCCTTCATGTTTCATCGGCTCTCCGATAGGGGAGCCGTCAGACACACTCCACAAACGCGCTGTGCCGTCATCGCTCCATGTCAGAATCCGGGATTCGTCTTTTGTCAGCAACGCTCCCCGGACACTTTTTCCATGTTTCATCGGCTCTCCGATAGGCGAGTCGTCAGTAGCGTTCCACAAACGAGTTGTGCCGTCATCGCTCCATGTCAGAATCCGGGATTTGTCTTCAGTCAGCAATGCACCCAAAAGTCTATCTTCATGCTTCATCGGCTTTCCGACGGGCGAGCCGTCAGATGCATTCCACAAACGAGCTGTGCCGTCATCGCTCCATGTCAGAATCCGGGATTCGTCTTCCGTTAGTAATGCGCCCCGGACACTATCTCCATGTTTCATCGGCTCTCCGACAGGCGAACCGTCAGATGCGTTCCACAACCGCGCTGTGCCGTCATAGCTCCATGTCAAAATCCGGGACTCGTCTTTCGTCAGCAATGCGCCGTTAACACTCTTTTCATGTTCCATAGGCTCTCCAATGGGTGAGCCGTCAGACGCATTCCACAAACGCGCTGAACCTCCTTTTTCTCCCCAATCAGCGCTCCATGTCAGAATTTGGGATTCGTTTTTCGTCAGCAACGCGCCTAAAATATATTTTTCATGCTTCATCGGCTGTCCGATTGACGAGCCGTCATATGCATTCCACAAACGCGCTGTACTGTCAGCGCTCCATGTCAGAATTTGGGATTCGTTTTTTGTCAGCAACGCGCCTAAAATATATTTTTCATGCTTCATCGGCTGTCCGATTGACGAGCCGTCATATGCATTCCACAAACGCGCTGTACTGTCAGCGCTCCATGTCAGAATTTGGGATTCGTCTTGAATCAGCAATGCGCCCGATACACTATCTTCAAGTTTTATGGGCCGCTGTGGGAACATCGGAATTTTTTTTAAAATTTTCCATAAAAATTGTACCTGTAAATTTTTCTGTGGCAGTGGTGACCATCTCCGTACCAATTTAACTATCTGATTTCGTTTTGCCGGAAGATCGGATTCCATTTTGCTCTGTCTCAAAATTTCATTCTTATCTTCGTCCAACCATGAAATGGAGCTATCAATATTGTCTGGAAAAACAGATAACATTATAGATTTTCCACCTTTTATATACCATAGTTGTATTGCACCACTATTATTCAGAGTAAGGATAAATCTTTTATCCTTTAAAAATAAAATCTTTTTTATATTAACATCATGTTTCATGGGCTGTCCTGTCATGGAACCGTTTTTGGAATTCCAGAAATACACAGTATCCTTTGTCCAAGTCAGAAACCGGGTTCCATCTGCATTGAATGAGACATTTTCAACGGAAGAATCACATTTCATGGGTAAACCTATCAGAGAGCCGTCTTCAATGTTCCGCAAATACACAGTATCCTTTGTCCAAGTCAGAAACCGGGTTCCATCTGCATTGAATAAAACACTTTCAACGGAAGCACTGTGTTTCATGGGTTGGCCTATCATGGATCCGTCTTCGGAATTCCACAAATATCCTGAATATCCCCCCATAGGATCAAGTATCCACGTTATAATCACATTGTCCTTAATGTTGAAAAATGCTTTAAGTACAGGATTTTCATGTCTTATTATATATACTAAAGAAGTGTCTTGGGTACGCCATAAGTGTGCGCTACCATCAGCACAATAGGTAAGAAGAAATTTTTCATCATTGCTAAAAACACCACCCCACAAATCATATTCATGTTTTAACGGAGAGCTTACCGAAAAACTATCATTCGCTTTCCATAAATGAGCGATATTGTTTTCCCATGTCAGCATCCAATTTCCATTTTTGCTGAAAATTTTTCGTTCATTATAATTTCTATCTGAAATATACTCCTCGGACTTTGGTTTTTCATGGCATGAAAAATGCTTAAATATTATCCGATTATTTTTTAAAAATCGGAGGTGAAAAAATCATGAGGAAAAAACGCTCTCTGAATATCAGAACCCATATTTTCATGCCGGAAGAAACCGAAACCCTGAAAAGGTACCGTGACGGCCAGAAGGATTACCGTCTGAAACTCCGCTTCATAGCGCTTCTGCTGATCGCCGGCAATACCGGAACCGAAATTGTGGCCGCGGCAGTCGGAAAAGATATCAGAACCGTGGAAACATGGTACGGAAAATATCTTACGCATGGTCCCGATGCCCTGAATTCCTTTCAGTACCAACCGAAACGGTGCTTTCTGTCAGATGATCAGCTCGCAGACATGATCGCATGGGTGAAAAAAGAACTCCCTTCCGATACGAAAGTCATCTGTCATTATATAAGGGAACAGACCGGGATTGCCTACTGCCAAAGCGCGGTTGCGAAGCTCCTTAAAAAAAACGGACTGAGACGACTCCGTCCGAAGCTGATTCCGGGAAAACCGCCGTCCGAAAAAGAACAAACCGATTTTATTGAAAAATATGAGAAACTCCGCAAATCCGCCGCCGATCCGGAGTCCGGCAGAGTCGTCATTTTCTGCGATGCCATGCACTTCGTTCATCAGACCGTGCCCGCGACATGTTGGGGAGATCCGTCCGAACGACCTGTTTTAAAAGCAAATTCCGGGCGTCAGCGCCTGAATATCATGGGCGGATATGATCCCGTGACCTGTAAGCTGATACATGAGACCGACGAAAAAAACTGTGACTCCGAAAAAGCGATCATTTTTTTCAAAAAACTGCTCAGAACCTATCCGAAAGCCAGTATGATAAAGGTTTTTGCTGATAATGCCACTTATTTTCATGCCCGGAACACACAGGAATGGCTTGAAAAAAATCCCCGGATCAGTTTGTATTTTCTCCCGGCCTATGCTCCGAACCTGAATCTGATCGAACGCCTTTGGCGTTTTGCAAAAGGGAAACTGATCAGAAACACATATTATGAGAAATACAAGACGTTCCGGTGTCATGTTTTTCGTCTTCTGAATAATATACATAATTATGAAAGTGAGTTATCATCTCTTATGGTAGAAAAATTTCAGATAATTCGCCAATAAACGCAATAAATGTGCCATGAAAAACCAAAGTCTGAATAGTATATCAGGTTTTTTATTATCGAATTTTTTCTTGTTACTTTTTGTATATTTCAACAGGATCGCATTAACCCTAAGATGAATTTTGGAAATACATCTTTCAATACCGGTTTTTTCTAATTCTCCTTTTCCAGATTTTGAAAAAAAGTGGAGTCCTTTGACTATGTTTTTTTCCTCTATACTTCTGGCAGCATTCAGCCAATAATTTTTAACAAGAAATGACTGCGCTCTTTTCCGCTCATTTTTTACGTCAGATAATGCTTTCTGTGCCAACCGATTTGAATTAGTCGCTTTTAGCGCCGAAGTAACTGTGATGATAGAAAGTAAGATTAACAAGACAGATATAAATTGCTTTATTTTTCTGGATCTTTTTTCCCTGTTGACACAGGACTTAAAAAATTCTGTCTGAATTACTGCCATTTCCGTCGCAGCCCGCTCATGAAACTCCTTCAGCAAATCCAAATCCGGTGACTGCCAAAGCGACCCGTCGGGTCGCCCTTGCCCGTTCCAACGCACCGTTGCCGCTTCAACCCGCCGATGAAAACGAATATCTTCCCGGTTCTCATCCAGCCACTCCCGAAATTCCCTCCAATGCTCCAGCAATGCCTCATGGGTCACTTCGGCAGCCTGTGTACCTTCTTCCCCGGAAAGCGTGATCAGCCGTGCGCTTTTATATGAAAATCGCTCCAAGACCCGCTTTACCTGTGCAATATCCTCACCGTTCGTCACCATATTCTCAATCGCTGCCCGCCGTCGGGTATCTTTTGTTCCTTCCCCCGGCGTCACCATGCTCAGAAACGCCCGCCGGGCAATGGCCTTTTCCTCCTTGTTCAGGCTATCATACAGCCGCTGGGCTTCCTCGGCCAGCGCCCCTCCCACGCCGCCGATCTCGTCCAGCGTTTCCGCCGGTTCCCTGTCCGGCAGGTTCTCCCAAATCCGCGTCAGCGCAAATTGCAGCAACGGCAATGCCCCGTCCCGGTCGCGGCTCTGCTCCACCAGCATATCCACTACGGCTTTGTCCAGCGGATGCCCGGCATTCTCCGCAGGTCTGGCAATGGCAGCCCGCAGTTCGTCCTCACTCATGGCCGGGACAATCTCGCCTTCAGCCGCAATGGTCTGGTTCAGCAGCGGATGGGCCTGGGTCTCGCCCAGAAAATCGCTCCGCAACGTCAGAATCACGGACACATATCCGGATTTGTCAGACGCGGCATGGAGCAGAGTGGCAATGAAAGCTTCACGATTTTTGATATATTCTTCATATTCTTTTAAATTATCTTTTTCTTTTTTTACTTCATAAGTATAAATTTCTTCAAACTGATCAATTAAAATGATGAGCGGAGACGCCTGTATGTCTGGAAACAGGGCCGAAATGCGGGAAAGGCCGTCAAAGGTGCAGGTGTCACTTGAAATCTTCAACTCTTCGGCAAATTCACGGGTCTTGGCAACCGGCACGGAATCGCCCGTAACTATCCGGGCCAAAATTCCGGCCAGTGCCTGAAGCGGCTGTGTGCCGGGCGTCAACACAGCCACGCGGGCCTTGTTGTATCCGGGCAGCGGGTTCCGGGCCAGTTCGGGAATCAGTCCGGCCCGTGCCAGCGAAGATTTGCCCGAACCGGACGGGCCGAGGATGGGCAGCAGGCGCATTTTCCCGGACTCGTTCAGATCCCGGAATTTTTCCCACAGCTTGGCCATCAGGCGTTCCCGACCGAAAAAACGGTTTGTGTCCTTTTCATGAAACGCACCTAATCCCAGATAGGGGTTCGGCCCGATGTCGGCTTTTTCATCCGGCAACGCTTCTTCCCGGATTTCTCTTTGCGACTGATAGATGGTAACGGTGTTGCTATCGCCTGTAACGACAATGCTGCCGTCCGCACTCTCGCCGATTTTTATGGAACGATTTTCAGACATATTTTTTGCCAAGGTTCTGCTGATCCGTTAAGGACGCAGGAGCGTCCGGGATGTGCGTTCCGACGCAGAGCGTCGGAACGATGACGTTTGCTGGAACGGGAAAAAACATCACCCCGTCAATCCCACTATCGGCAGCAGGTTATGCCAGTTTATCCCCAGCCAGCCCGCAGCTCTTTCCACATGGGGACGCAGCTTTTCAATCTGACTGGCAAATCCTTCGGCCTTCTCTGCATATTTCAAGGCCCGCTCCAGCGCACTGCCGACCTCATCCCGGTCCGGCTCGGTTTCCCTCACTTCGACTTCCGCATCTTCGATGGCATTATCCAGCTTCCGGCGGTCTTTGTCTGTCACTTGGATTTCAGCCAGAGCCGCTTTCAACGCCGCCAGTTCCGCCGCAATATCCACCGTCTCCGGGGGCGGCACATTGGCCTTTTCATAATTGACTGTCACCGTATTGCTGTCACCGGTCACAATCGCACTGCCGGTCACATTTCCGCCAACAGACACCGAACGATTCTGATTGCTCATAATTTGCTCCTTGAATGTTCACCCGTCAGTTTTTGCTATTCTGCCAAAGAAAGGCGTTCCGTTATTTCAAAGCATTATTTGATTAGCAAGATGCTTCAGCAGCATGGAGGCAAACCGTTGGGTGTGGTCCGGTGGTAGCGGCAGCACGAGAACTCTGACAGAAAAATTGCTCGGTTGCTGAGCCATCTTGTTAATCAGAAAGCATTATGGATTCCCGCTTTCGCGGAAGTGACGACTTTTCAGACTTTTTACAAATTTATCATTCATGCGTGAAAAAAATTTACACTGCCCAAAGCAGATTTTCAACATATTTTCGGGATATTCAAACAAAAAAAGCGCCAGTCTTTATAGACAGGCGCTTCAGAACGTTGAACCAATTAACCACCGGAGAGCTGAAAACAGAATCGCAGGTAACAGCAGCGGGCTTCAGCCCGGTTTCGCTATCAGCCCGGTGATTTATCACCGGGCGTCAGGTTGGCGTATTTTTATTTTTGTCAGATATTCACCACTTTGTCCGCCAGCTGCATGGCGGTCACGATATCGAGCATGTTGGTGGTCTGGCCGATCTGCTTCTGTTCCAGAAGGTCGAAATGGTCCAGACAGGTGCCGCAGACCAGAATGTGCAGCCCCTCCGATTCCAGAAATCTGAGGTCGTCGAGTACCTCGCTCCCGGTGATGGCGAGTTTTACGCCGTTGTTCACGAAAACCAGCCGCCACAGTTCCGGCCCCATCTCTTTGAGCGTTCTGATGAAGTTGACCATCAGTCCCAGCCCCAGCACGTCATCACCGTAGCCCATCCGGTCTGTGGAGACCATGATCATGATCTTTTTCAGGTCCGCATCGGATGTTTCAGCAACGGCGGGTTCCTGGGAAACAGCCGCCCCGTCGCCCTCGCCGGTGACATAAAAATCCCCGTTTTTTTCCTCCACGGAAACCGTGAACTGTTTGGATTCGAGAAACAGGGACACGTTTTCTCTGGAGGCCCTGTTGTCCACAATCACGGT
This window encodes:
- a CDS encoding rhodanese-like domain-containing protein: MMKYDLRLSLAAILVLLLFAPVSGGETLSDAQKKEIVYAMYTDYKKDFPTVKEISPAEAMALLRANQVIFVDTRKSEEMAISMLPGAVSEEEFVQHPGQYAGLTPVAYCTISYRSGKFAEAMGKKGRTIYNLRGGLLAWVLEGGKVYDKKGESRHIHVYGKKWNYPAQGYEAVMFGLFDRWF
- a CDS encoding CGGC domain-containing protein gives rise to the protein MEKVLIIGCKSAMDDICIGCTRCMVGFNRREGEFAAYKDKDVELIGLLGCGGCPGAAIVTRLAQFKLWNAPMEEKPTKVHIAPCLAQHCPNSETIINKIKAKAGVDVIIGTHPYMPENIFA
- a CDS encoding WD40 repeat domain-containing protein; its protein translation is MLTWENNIAHLWKANDSFSVSSPLKHEYDLWGGVFSNDEKFLLTYCADGSAHLWRTQDTSLVYIIRHENPVLKAFFNIKDNVIITWILDPMGGYSGYLWNSEDGSMIGQPMKHSASVESVLFNADGTRFLTWTKDTVYLRNIEDGSLIGLPMKCDSSVENVSFNADGTRFLTWTKDTVYFWNSKNGSMTGQPMKHDVNIKKILFLKDKRFILTLNNSGAIQLWYIKGGKSIMLSVFPDNIDSSISWLDEDKNEILRQSKMESDLPAKRNQIVKLVRRWSPLPQKNLQVQFLWKILKKIPMFPQRPIKLEDSVSGALLIQDESQILTWSADSTARLWNAYDGSSIGQPMKHEKYILGALLTKNESQILTWSADSTARLWNAYDGSSIGQPMKHEKYILGALLTKNESQILTWSADWGEKGGSARLWNASDGSPIGEPMEHEKSVNGALLTKDESRILTWSYDGTARLWNASDGSPVGEPMKHGDSVRGALLTEDESRILTWSDDGTARLWNASDGSPVGKPMKHEDRLLGALLTEDKSRILTWSDDGTTRLWNATDDSPIGEPMKHGKSVRGALLTKDESRILTWSDDGTARLWSVSDGSPIGEPMKHEGSVRGALLTKDESWILTWSNDRTARLWNTSDSSPIGEPMKHEESVRGALLTQDESRILTWSDDGTARLWSTSDSSPIGEPMKHEESVRGALLTQDESRILTWSDDGTARLWSTSDSSPIGEPIKHEKSVRGALLMKDESQILTWSGNEARLWNIADYDFPQEHLPLLVEVCTGTLMDDYGNIRCLTQKEWETRRAKYIRICEDHLKTCKYKSANIYLNQQKPYWNPDKQ
- a CDS encoding IS630 family transposase; protein product: MRKKRSLNIRTHIFMPEETETLKRYRDGQKDYRLKLRFIALLLIAGNTGTEIVAAAVGKDIRTVETWYGKYLTHGPDALNSFQYQPKRCFLSDDQLADMIAWVKKELPSDTKVICHYIREQTGIAYCQSAVAKLLKKNGLRRLRPKLIPGKPPSEKEQTDFIEKYEKLRKSAADPESGRVVIFCDAMHFVHQTVPATCWGDPSERPVLKANSGRQRLNIMGGYDPVTCKLIHETDEKNCDSEKAIIFFKKLLRTYPKASMIKVFADNATYFHARNTQEWLEKNPRISLYFLPAYAPNLNLIERLWRFAKGKLIRNTYYEKYKTFRCHVFRLLNNIHNYESELSSLMVEKFQIIRQ
- a CDS encoding nSTAND1 domain-containing NTPase yields the protein MSENRSIKIGESADGSIVVTGDSNTVTIYQSQREIREEALPDEKADIGPNPYLGLGAFHEKDTNRFFGRERLMAKLWEKFRDLNESGKMRLLPILGPSGSGKSSLARAGLIPELARNPLPGYNKARVAVLTPGTQPLQALAGILARIVTGDSVPVAKTREFAEELKISSDTCTFDGLSRISALFPDIQASPLIILIDQFEEIYTYEVKKEKDNLKEYEEYIKNREAFIATLLHAASDKSGYVSVILTLRSDFLGETQAHPLLNQTIAAEGEIVPAMSEDELRAAIARPAENAGHPLDKAVVDMLVEQSRDRDGALPLLQFALTRIWENLPDREPAETLDEIGGVGGALAEEAQRLYDSLNKEEKAIARRAFLSMVTPGEGTKDTRRRAAIENMVTNGEDIAQVKRVLERFSYKSARLITLSGEEGTQAAEVTHEALLEHWREFREWLDENREDIRFHRRVEAATVRWNGQGRPDGSLWQSPDLDLLKEFHERAATEMAVIQTEFFKSCVNREKRSRKIKQFISVLLILLSIITVTSALKATNSNRLAQKALSDVKNERKRAQSFLVKNYWLNAARSIEEKNIVKGLHFFSKSGKGELEKTGIERCISKIHLRVNAILLKYTKSNKKKFDNKKPDILFRLWFFMAHLLRLLANYLKFFYHKR
- the yedF gene encoding sulfurtransferase-like selenium metabolism protein YedF, giving the protein MKEIDARGLACPAPVLMAKSAIEDEKENRITVIVDNRASRENVSLFLESKQFTVSVEEKNGDFYVTGEGDGAAVSQEPAVAETSDADLKKIMIMVSTDRMGYGDDVLGLGLMVNFIRTLKEMGPELWRLVFVNNGVKLAITGSEVLDDLRFLESEGLHILVCGTCLDHFDLLEQKQIGQTTNMLDIVTAMQLADKVVNI